The Equus przewalskii isolate Varuska chromosome 5, EquPr2, whole genome shotgun sequence genome window below encodes:
- the NR4A1 gene encoding nuclear receptor subfamily 4immunitygroup A member 1 isoform X1 produces the protein MPGATSQTQTVLRKTGQVHRLLLGLRWGRWFPRPTPYLPALVLPWPPSSGRGRPPGLQEGLGRVQRRGRRDGRGRGSWEQPEGELFVGEAPRQGSRAPSSRALGAPGRVRGPAGGAARVRELLFLAGAAGARGLFIDQTLRAPCVNGTPRASRAQTFQPPSPRPLGLPGPRLPLAASRRNRAAPRALVWPQRAGPRASAAPPPLPVRHGALKRRVGLGRGAPVAEAAKVGECAGRRSARGTRLRLGALVPGRGSRSRPEMPCIQAQYGTPAPSPGPRDHLASDSLSPELSKPAMDLASPEAAPTALPSFSTFMDGYTGEFDTFLYQLPGTAQPCSSASSSASSTSSSSATSPASASFKFEDFQVYGCYPGTLSGPLDETLSSSGSDYYGSPCSAPSPSTPSFQPPQLSPWDGSFGPFSPSQTYEGLRAWTEQLPKASGPPQPPAFFSFSPPTGPSLAQSPLKLFPSQATHQLGEGESYSMPAAFPGLVPTSPHLDGSGMLDAPVTSAKARSGAPGGSEGRCAVCGDNASCQHYGVRTCEGCKGFFKRTVQKNAKYICLANKDCPVDKRRRNRCQFCRFQKCLAVGMVKEVVRTDSLKGRRGRLPSKPKQPPDASPANLLTSLVRAHLDSGPSTAKLDYSKFQELVLPHFGKEDAGDVQQFYDLLSASLEVIRKWAEKIPGFAELSPGDQDLLLDSAFLELFILRLAYRSKPAEGKLIFCSGLVLHRLQCARGFGDWIDSILAFSRSLHSLVVDVPAFACLSALVLITERHGLQEPRRVEELQNRIASCLKEHVSAVAGEPQPASCLSRLLGKLPELRTLCTQGLQRIFYLKLEDLVPLPPIVDKIFMDTLPF, from the exons ATGCCTGGGGCAACCTCTCAGACCCAGACCGTGCTGAGGAAGACCGGTCAAGTGCACAGGCTGCTCCTTGGCCTAAGGTGGGGGCGCTGGTTCCCCAGGCCAACTCCCTACTTGCCAGCCCTAGTCCTGCCCTGGCCGCCTAGCAGCGGCAGAGGGCGACCCCCAGGCCTCCAGGAAGGGCTTGGGAGGGTGCAAAGGCGGGGCCGGAGGGACGGGCGCGGCCGGGGCTCCTGGGAGCAGCCGGAGGGTGAGCTCTTCGTCGGGGAAGCCCCGCGGCAGGGCTCTCGAGCGCCCTCTTCTCGGGCCCTGGGGGCTCCGGGCCGGGTCCGAGGACCGGCGGGGGGAGCCGCGAGAGTCCGCGAGCTGCTATTTTTAGCCGGCGCGGCAGGCGCGAGGGGCCTATTTATAGATCAAACGCTCCGCGCTCCCTGCGTCAATGGAACCCCGCGTGCGTCACGCGCGCAGACATTCCAGcccccctcgccccgccccctcgGGCTCCCCGGCCCGCGCCTCCCCCTGGCCGCCTCCCGCCGGAACCGCGCCGCCCCCCGCGCCCTTGTATGGCCACAGCGCGCCGGGCCGCGTGCGTCAGcggcgcccccgcccctccccgtgCGTCACGGAGCGCTTAAGAGGAGGGTCGGGCTCGGCCGGGGAGCCCCAGTGGCGGAGGCTGCGAAAGTTGGGGAGTGTGCAGGACGGCGGAGCGCACGCGGGACAAGGCTGCGACTCGGGGCGCTGGTCCCGGGCAGGGGGAGCAGGAGCCGGCCGG AGATGCCCTGTATCCAAGCCCAATATGGGACACCAGCACCGAGCCCAGGACCCCGTGACCACCTTGCAAGCGACTCCCTGAGCCCTGAGCTCAGCAAGCCAGCCATGGACCTGGCCAGCCCCGAGGCGGCCCCCACCGCCCTGCCCAGCTTCAGCACCTTCATGGATGGGTACACAGGGGAGTTTGACACCTTCCTCTACCAGCTGCCGGGGACAGCCCAGCCCTGTTCTTCAGCCTCTTCCTCGGCCTCTTCCACGTCCTCGTCCTCAGCCACCTCCCCCGCCTCTGCTTCCTTCAAGTTCGAGGACTTCCAGGTGTACGGCTGCTACCCCGGCACCCTGAGCGGCCCCCTGGATGAGACCCTGTCCTCCAGCGGCTCTGACTACTACGGCAGTCCCTGCTCAGCCCCGTCACCCTCCACGCCCAGCTTCCAGCCgccccagctctctccctggGACGGCTCATTCGGCCCCTTCTCACCTAGCCAGACTTATGAAGGCCTGCGGGCATGGACAGAGCAGCTGCCCAAGGCCTCTGGGCCCCCCCAGCCGCCGGCCTTCTTTTCCTTCAGCCCTCCCACgggccccagcctggcccaaAGTCCCCTGAAGCTGTTCCCCTCGCAGGCCACCCaccagctgggggagggagagagctaTTCCATGCCGGCGGCTTTCCCAGGCCTGGTGCCCACTTCTCCACACCTGGACGGCTCGGGGATGCTGGATGCGCCCGTGACCTCCGCCAAGGCCCGAAGTGGGGCTCCGGGTGGAAGCGAGGGCCGCTGTGCTGTGTGTGGGGACAACGCTTCGTGCCAGCATTATGGCGTCCGCACCTGCGAGGGCTGCAAGGGCTTCTTCAAG CGCACAGTACAGAAAAACGCCAAGTACATCTGCCTGGCTAACAAGGACTGCCCTGTGGACAAGAGGCGGCGAAACCGCTGCCAGTTTTGCCGCTTCCAGAAGTGCCTGGCTGTGGGCATGGTGAAGGAAG TGGTCCGGACAGACAGCCTGAAAGGGCGGCGGGGACGGCTCCCTTCAAAGCCTAAGCAGCCCCCTGATGCCTCCCCTGCCAATCTCCTCACCTCCCTGGTCCGGGCGCACCTGGACTCGGGGCCCAGCACGGCCAAATTGGACTACTCCAAG TTCCAGGAGCTGGTGCTGCCCCACTTCGGCAAGGAGGACGCTGGGGACGTGCAGCAGTTCTACGACCTGCTCTCCGCCTCCCTGGAGGTGATCCGCAAGTGGGCCGAGAAGATCCCCGGCTTTGCCGAACTCTCGCCAGGCGACCAGGACCTTCTGCTGGACTCGGCCTTCCTGGAGCTCTTCATCCTCCGCCTGGCCTACCG GTCTAAGCCGGCCGAGGGCAAGCTCATCTTCTGTTCGGGCCTGGTGCTGCACCGGCTGCAGTGCGCCCGCGGCTTTGGCGACTGGATCGACAGCATCCTGGCCTTCTCCCGGTCCCTGCACAGCTTGGTTGTCGACGTCCCTGCCTTCGCCTGCCTCTCTGCGCTTGTCCTCATCACAG AGCGGCACGGGCTGCAGGAGCCACGGCGGGTGGAGGAGCTGCAGAACCGCATCGCCAGCTGCCTGAAGGAGCACGTCTCGGCCGTGGCGGGTGAGCCCCAGCCGGCCAGCTGCCTGTCACGCCTGCTGGGCAAGCTGCCCGAGCTGCGGACCCTGTGCACCCAGGGCCTGCAGCGCATCTTCTACCTCAAGCTGGAGGACTTGGTGCCCCTTCCACCCATCGTCGACAAGATCTTTATGGACACGCTGCCCTTCTGA
- the NR4A1 gene encoding nuclear receptor subfamily 4immunitygroup A member 1 isoform X2, translating into MPCIQAQYGTPAPSPGPRDHLASDSLSPELSKPAMDLASPEAAPTALPSFSTFMDGYTGEFDTFLYQLPGTAQPCSSASSSASSTSSSSATSPASASFKFEDFQVYGCYPGTLSGPLDETLSSSGSDYYGSPCSAPSPSTPSFQPPQLSPWDGSFGPFSPSQTYEGLRAWTEQLPKASGPPQPPAFFSFSPPTGPSLAQSPLKLFPSQATHQLGEGESYSMPAAFPGLVPTSPHLDGSGMLDAPVTSAKARSGAPGGSEGRCAVCGDNASCQHYGVRTCEGCKGFFKRTVQKNAKYICLANKDCPVDKRRRNRCQFCRFQKCLAVGMVKEVVRTDSLKGRRGRLPSKPKQPPDASPANLLTSLVRAHLDSGPSTAKLDYSKFQELVLPHFGKEDAGDVQQFYDLLSASLEVIRKWAEKIPGFAELSPGDQDLLLDSAFLELFILRLAYRSKPAEGKLIFCSGLVLHRLQCARGFGDWIDSILAFSRSLHSLVVDVPAFACLSALVLITERHGLQEPRRVEELQNRIASCLKEHVSAVAGEPQPASCLSRLLGKLPELRTLCTQGLQRIFYLKLEDLVPLPPIVDKIFMDTLPF; encoded by the exons ATGCCCTGTATCCAAGCCCAATATGGGACACCAGCACCGAGCCCAGGACCCCGTGACCACCTTGCAAGCGACTCCCTGAGCCCTGAGCTCAGCAAGCCAGCCATGGACCTGGCCAGCCCCGAGGCGGCCCCCACCGCCCTGCCCAGCTTCAGCACCTTCATGGATGGGTACACAGGGGAGTTTGACACCTTCCTCTACCAGCTGCCGGGGACAGCCCAGCCCTGTTCTTCAGCCTCTTCCTCGGCCTCTTCCACGTCCTCGTCCTCAGCCACCTCCCCCGCCTCTGCTTCCTTCAAGTTCGAGGACTTCCAGGTGTACGGCTGCTACCCCGGCACCCTGAGCGGCCCCCTGGATGAGACCCTGTCCTCCAGCGGCTCTGACTACTACGGCAGTCCCTGCTCAGCCCCGTCACCCTCCACGCCCAGCTTCCAGCCgccccagctctctccctggGACGGCTCATTCGGCCCCTTCTCACCTAGCCAGACTTATGAAGGCCTGCGGGCATGGACAGAGCAGCTGCCCAAGGCCTCTGGGCCCCCCCAGCCGCCGGCCTTCTTTTCCTTCAGCCCTCCCACgggccccagcctggcccaaAGTCCCCTGAAGCTGTTCCCCTCGCAGGCCACCCaccagctgggggagggagagagctaTTCCATGCCGGCGGCTTTCCCAGGCCTGGTGCCCACTTCTCCACACCTGGACGGCTCGGGGATGCTGGATGCGCCCGTGACCTCCGCCAAGGCCCGAAGTGGGGCTCCGGGTGGAAGCGAGGGCCGCTGTGCTGTGTGTGGGGACAACGCTTCGTGCCAGCATTATGGCGTCCGCACCTGCGAGGGCTGCAAGGGCTTCTTCAAG CGCACAGTACAGAAAAACGCCAAGTACATCTGCCTGGCTAACAAGGACTGCCCTGTGGACAAGAGGCGGCGAAACCGCTGCCAGTTTTGCCGCTTCCAGAAGTGCCTGGCTGTGGGCATGGTGAAGGAAG TGGTCCGGACAGACAGCCTGAAAGGGCGGCGGGGACGGCTCCCTTCAAAGCCTAAGCAGCCCCCTGATGCCTCCCCTGCCAATCTCCTCACCTCCCTGGTCCGGGCGCACCTGGACTCGGGGCCCAGCACGGCCAAATTGGACTACTCCAAG TTCCAGGAGCTGGTGCTGCCCCACTTCGGCAAGGAGGACGCTGGGGACGTGCAGCAGTTCTACGACCTGCTCTCCGCCTCCCTGGAGGTGATCCGCAAGTGGGCCGAGAAGATCCCCGGCTTTGCCGAACTCTCGCCAGGCGACCAGGACCTTCTGCTGGACTCGGCCTTCCTGGAGCTCTTCATCCTCCGCCTGGCCTACCG GTCTAAGCCGGCCGAGGGCAAGCTCATCTTCTGTTCGGGCCTGGTGCTGCACCGGCTGCAGTGCGCCCGCGGCTTTGGCGACTGGATCGACAGCATCCTGGCCTTCTCCCGGTCCCTGCACAGCTTGGTTGTCGACGTCCCTGCCTTCGCCTGCCTCTCTGCGCTTGTCCTCATCACAG AGCGGCACGGGCTGCAGGAGCCACGGCGGGTGGAGGAGCTGCAGAACCGCATCGCCAGCTGCCTGAAGGAGCACGTCTCGGCCGTGGCGGGTGAGCCCCAGCCGGCCAGCTGCCTGTCACGCCTGCTGGGCAAGCTGCCCGAGCTGCGGACCCTGTGCACCCAGGGCCTGCAGCGCATCTTCTACCTCAAGCTGGAGGACTTGGTGCCCCTTCCACCCATCGTCGACAAGATCTTTATGGACACGCTGCCCTTCTGA
- the ATG101 gene encoding autophagy-related protein 101 isoform X1: MTLGQVDLAGQPLSGEAARLSSDPPPSGAAGCRMNCRSEVLEVSVEGRQVEEAMLAVLHTVLLHRSTGKFHYKKEGTYSIGTVGTQDVDCDFIDFTYVRVSSEELDRALRKVVGEFKDALRSSGGDGLGQMSLEFYQKKKSRWPFSDECIPWEVWTVKVHVVALATEQERQICREKVGEKLCEKIISIVEVMNRHEYLPKMPTQSEVDNVFDTGLRDVQPYLYKISFQITDALGTSVTTTMRRLIKDTLAL, translated from the exons ATGACTCTAGGAcaggtagacctggcag GGCAACCCCTGTCGGGTGAAGCTGCCCGTCTCTCCTCCGATCCCCCACCTTCGGGGGCTGCCGGCTGCAGGATGAACTGCCGCTCGGAGGTGCTGGAGGTGTCAGTGGAAGGGCGGCAGGTGGAGGAGGCCATGCTGGCTGTGCTGCACACGGTGCTGCTGCACCGCAGCACGGGCAAGTTCCACTACAAGAAGGAGGGCACCTACTCCATCGGCACCGTGGGCACCCAGGATGTCGACTGTGACTTCATCGACTTCACCTACGTGCGCGTCTCCTCCGAGGAGCTGGACCGCGCCCTGCGCAAGGTTGTCGGGGAATTCAAG gatgCGCTGCGCAGCTCCGGTGGCGACGGGCTGGGGCAGATGTCCTTGGAATTCTATCAGAAGAAGAAGTCCCGCTGGCCCTTCTCAGACGAGTGCATCCCCTGGGAAGTGTGGACGGTCAAGGTGCACGTGGTCGCCCTGGCCACGGAGCAGGAGCGGCAGATCTGCCgggagaaggtgggagagaagCTCTGCGAGAAGATCATCAGCATCGTGGAGGTGATGAACCGGCACGAGTACCTGCCCAAGATGCCCACGCAGTCCGAGGTGGACAACGTGTTCGACACTGGCTTGCGGGACGTGCAGCCCTACCTCTACAAGATCTCCTTCCAGATCACCGACGCCCTGGGCACCTCGGTGACCACCACCATGCGCAGGCTCATCAAAGACACCCTTGCCCTCTAG
- the ATG101 gene encoding autophagy-related protein 101 isoform X2: MNCRSEVLEVSVEGRQVEEAMLAVLHTVLLHRSTGKFHYKKEGTYSIGTVGTQDVDCDFIDFTYVRVSSEELDRALRKVVGEFKDALRSSGGDGLGQMSLEFYQKKKSRWPFSDECIPWEVWTVKVHVVALATEQERQICREKVGEKLCEKIISIVEVMNRHEYLPKMPTQSEVDNVFDTGLRDVQPYLYKISFQITDALGTSVTTTMRRLIKDTLAL, translated from the exons ATGAACTGCCGCTCGGAGGTGCTGGAGGTGTCAGTGGAAGGGCGGCAGGTGGAGGAGGCCATGCTGGCTGTGCTGCACACGGTGCTGCTGCACCGCAGCACGGGCAAGTTCCACTACAAGAAGGAGGGCACCTACTCCATCGGCACCGTGGGCACCCAGGATGTCGACTGTGACTTCATCGACTTCACCTACGTGCGCGTCTCCTCCGAGGAGCTGGACCGCGCCCTGCGCAAGGTTGTCGGGGAATTCAAG gatgCGCTGCGCAGCTCCGGTGGCGACGGGCTGGGGCAGATGTCCTTGGAATTCTATCAGAAGAAGAAGTCCCGCTGGCCCTTCTCAGACGAGTGCATCCCCTGGGAAGTGTGGACGGTCAAGGTGCACGTGGTCGCCCTGGCCACGGAGCAGGAGCGGCAGATCTGCCgggagaaggtgggagagaagCTCTGCGAGAAGATCATCAGCATCGTGGAGGTGATGAACCGGCACGAGTACCTGCCCAAGATGCCCACGCAGTCCGAGGTGGACAACGTGTTCGACACTGGCTTGCGGGACGTGCAGCCCTACCTCTACAAGATCTCCTTCCAGATCACCGACGCCCTGGGCACCTCGGTGACCACCACCATGCGCAGGCTCATCAAAGACACCCTTGCCCTCTAG
- the SMIM41 gene encoding small integral membrane protein 41, with amino-acid sequence MNGSQADAGAQAAWLSSCCNQSGAPPEPPEGPRALQAAVLGVLSLLVLCGVLFLGGGLLLRAQGLAALHTRERRASREAEPGGASGGDDDS; translated from the coding sequence ATGAACGGCTCGCAGGCGGACGCCGGGGCCCAAGCCGCCTGGCTGAGCTCCTGCTGCAACCAGTCGGGGGCGCCACCGGAGCCCCCCGAGGGGCCGCGCGCCTTGCAGGCGGCGGTGCTGGGCGTGCTGTCGCTGCTCGTGCTCTGCGGGGTCCTGTTCCTGGGCGGCGGCCTCCTGCTCCGCGCGCAGGGCCTAGCCGCGCTGCACACCCGCGAGCGGCGCGCGTCCCGCGAGGCTGAGCCCGGCGGCGCCAGCGGGGGCGACGACGACTCGTAG